A genomic window from Armatimonadota bacterium includes:
- a CDS encoding ABC transporter substrate-binding protein: MLRLTLACGPYDRTDALRTGLVRPEGIDLIYVPIQSPPEIFARMLSNQAFDVSEMSCAHALIRRARGDFPFVAIPVFPSRMFRHGYIFVNTASGIRTPRHLEGTRVGVPEYSQTAAVWIRGLLQHDYGVRLETLQWVSGGVNAPGRPDVLVNRPEGVPITRIQDRTLNELLVNGEIDALIGARRPDAFGRDPRIVRLFPEYRQLEREYYARTRIFPIMHTVVIREALYREQRWIAESLYKAFVQAKAWCLAQMKFSSALRYTLPWLQADLEEMAEVFGDDPWPYGLEANRHVLTTLVQYLVEQRLLTEPVALEELFVPLTLLGE, encoded by the coding sequence GTGCTGCGCCTGACGCTGGCCTGCGGGCCGTACGACCGCACCGATGCTCTGCGCACGGGTCTCGTGCGCCCGGAAGGCATCGATCTGATCTACGTCCCCATCCAGTCCCCGCCCGAGATCTTCGCCCGGATGCTGTCCAACCAGGCCTTCGATGTCTCGGAGATGTCCTGCGCCCACGCGCTCATCCGCCGCGCCAGGGGCGACTTCCCCTTCGTCGCCATCCCGGTCTTCCCGTCCCGGATGTTCCGCCACGGCTACATCTTCGTCAACACGGCCTCCGGCATCCGGACGCCCAGACACCTGGAAGGAACGCGGGTCGGCGTCCCCGAGTACAGCCAGACGGCGGCGGTGTGGATTCGGGGGCTCCTGCAGCACGACTACGGCGTCCGCCTGGAGACCCTGCAGTGGGTGAGCGGCGGCGTCAACGCCCCGGGACGGCCCGACGTCCTGGTCAACCGGCCGGAGGGTGTCCCCATCACGCGGATCCAGGACCGTACCCTCAACGAGCTGCTGGTCAACGGCGAGATCGACGCGCTGATCGGCGCGCGCCGGCCGGACGCCTTCGGCAGAGACCCGCGCATCGTCCGGCTGTTCCCCGAGTACCGGCAACTGGAGCGCGAGTACTATGCGCGGACCCGGATCTTTCCCATCATGCACACCGTGGTGATCCGGGAAGCGCTGTACCGGGAGCAACGCTGGATCGCGGAAAGCCTCTACAAGGCCTTCGTCCAGGCCAAGGCCTGGTGCCTGGCGCAGATGAAGTTCAGCAGCGCGTTGCGCTACACGCTGCCCTGGCTCCAGGCGGATCTTGAGGAGATGGCCGAGGTCTTCGGCGACGACCCCTGGCCCTACGGCCTGGAGGCCAACAGGCACGTCCTCACCACGCTTGTACAGTACCTGGTGGAGCAGCGTCTCCTGACCGAACCCGTCGCTCTCGAGGAGCTCTTTGTCCCGCTCACCCTGCTGGGGGAGTAG
- a CDS encoding helix-turn-helix transcriptional regulator, giving the protein MGLGARIRQLRQSRGLTQEQLAGRELTKSFISLVEREKASPSVETLGLLARRLGTSVDALLGAQDRLPEQVATGLLSLSAEALRKRNAPHAKDLLNAVTILTRTYRMEEVDRELVLQWAQVALEDRDFNAAAALATEAKRRAEEARDLWRTGRALLVLGTAALRRRDIPAALQHLHAALEVLRRAKASRDPARVEALIHLASALVYAGDYPRAIQRYSEAARAQVARQQPILRARALWGLGAAYRHQGDTSSAHEVLSAARDLFEQSEELTDLAHVLHNLGQVAAEQGHYKDALRHFHHALRVAERMKMLVLRANVLTEIARVHVALGSLDDAAAFAAQALSQARAVDDPVEVAEVHVVLARIAFARGHDADASRLLKTAAEIFTARGMPNRVAELAREAGMALLAR; this is encoded by the coding sequence ATGGGCCTGGGAGCACGCATTCGGCAGCTGCGGCAGTCGCGCGGGCTGACACAGGAACAGCTCGCCGGCCGGGAACTGACCAAGAGTTTCATCAGCCTCGTCGAACGGGAAAAAGCCTCCCCCTCCGTGGAGACCCTCGGCCTGCTGGCGAGACGCCTGGGAACCTCTGTGGACGCCCTGCTCGGAGCCCAGGATCGGTTGCCCGAGCAGGTGGCGACCGGTCTCCTCAGCCTCAGCGCCGAAGCGCTGCGCAAACGCAACGCCCCCCACGCCAAGGACCTGCTCAACGCCGTCACCATCCTCACCCGCACCTACCGGATGGAGGAGGTGGACCGGGAACTCGTCCTGCAGTGGGCGCAGGTGGCGCTGGAGGACCGGGATTTCAATGCCGCCGCCGCGCTGGCCACCGAGGCGAAGAGGCGGGCGGAAGAGGCGCGGGACCTGTGGCGCACGGGGCGCGCCCTCCTGGTCCTGGGCACCGCGGCGCTCCGCCGCCGGGACATCCCCGCCGCCCTGCAGCATCTCCATGCGGCTCTGGAAGTTCTCCGCCGGGCCAAAGCCAGCCGCGACCCAGCCCGGGTCGAGGCGCTGATCCACCTGGCCAGCGCGCTCGTCTATGCCGGGGACTATCCGCGGGCGATCCAGCGATACTCCGAAGCGGCGCGCGCGCAGGTCGCCCGACAGCAGCCCATCCTGCGCGCCAGGGCGCTGTGGGGGCTGGGCGCCGCCTACCGCCACCAGGGCGACACCAGCAGCGCCCACGAGGTGCTGTCCGCGGCCCGGGATCTGTTCGAGCAGTCCGAAGAGCTGACCGACCTCGCCCACGTCCTGCACAACCTGGGTCAGGTCGCTGCCGAACAGGGACACTACAAAGACGCCCTCCGACATTTCCACCACGCCCTGCGCGTAGCGGAGCGGATGAAGATGCTGGTCCTCCGGGCTAACGTGCTGACGGAGATCGCGCGCGTCCACGTGGCGCTGGGCAGTCTCGACGACGCCGCGGCCTTTGCCGCGCAGGCCCTCTCCCAGGCCCGGGCTGTGGACGATCCCGTCGAGGTGGCCGAGGTCCACGTCGTCCTGGCGCGCATCGCCTTCGCCCGCGGCCACGACGCCGACGCCTCACGGCTGCTCAAGACCGCGGCCGAGATCTTCACGGCGCGGGGGATGCCGAACCGGGTGGCCGAACTGGCCCGCGAGGCGGGGATGGCGCTGCTGGCGCGTTAG
- a CDS encoding GNAT family N-acetyltransferase, translating into MAQVVQGTGTARVRTARPGDISSLAELCRAAVGPDDYVLDYLREMLRDRVVIAAEDDGRIVAMAGVTECADRALWIGQMRTHPAYRRRGFARRLLDYAEARAVREGRPALRLWASHGNIASRTLFGRVGFREVAAFTRVTAPALAGGGRPLRADRRGQETWRSWRRSLYRRAGRGYVSYHWHFLPLTLRMMRIFAGRGETLVAGRAAVLAWTEEGDDTAYASVLAGGRDGLLAARAAAAMRGRPRVEVFLPRHGTVLAWAKATGFAPAAWGGHAVLYERRVRRSR; encoded by the coding sequence ATGGCTCAGGTGGTGCAGGGAACAGGAACGGCCCGGGTCCGCACCGCCCGTCCCGGCGACATCTCGTCGCTGGCGGAGCTGTGTCGCGCCGCCGTCGGGCCCGACGACTACGTGCTGGACTATCTCCGGGAGATGCTCCGGGACCGGGTCGTCATCGCGGCGGAAGACGACGGCCGGATCGTGGCCATGGCCGGTGTGACGGAGTGTGCGGATCGGGCGTTGTGGATCGGGCAGATGCGGACGCACCCCGCCTACCGCCGCCGCGGGTTCGCCCGGAGGCTCCTCGACTACGCTGAAGCCCGGGCGGTGCGGGAGGGGCGGCCCGCCCTGCGCCTGTGGGCCAGCCACGGCAACATCGCCAGTCGGACGCTCTTCGGCCGCGTGGGGTTCCGCGAGGTGGCCGCCTTCACCAGGGTGACGGCGCCGGCGCTGGCCGGGGGCGGCCGGCCGCTGCGGGCGGACCGGCGCGGACAGGAGACCTGGCGGTCATGGCGGCGGTCCCTCTACCGGCGGGCCGGCCGCGGCTATGTCTCCTATCACTGGCACTTCCTTCCCCTGACGCTGCGGATGATGCGGATCTTCGCCGGCAGAGGAGAGACGCTGGTCGCCGGCCGGGCCGCCGTCCTGGCCTGGACCGAAGAGGGAGACGACACCGCCTACGCCTCGGTCCTGGCCGGCGGTCGCGACGGGCTCCTCGCCGCCCGTGCGGCGGCGGCGATGCGGGGCCGCCCGCGCGTGGAGGTCTTCCTCCCGCGCCACGGCACCGTCCTGGCGTGGGCGAAGGCAACCGGATTTGCGCCCGCGGCCTGGGGCGGCCATGCCGTCCTCTACGAGCGGCGCGTGAGGCGTTCGCGGTGA
- the pcaC gene encoding 4-carboxymuconolactone decarboxylase — translation MESRYDAGMRVRREVLGEDHVARAQAQQTALDADFQRFITEVAWGSVWARPDLDRRTRSLVTIGILAALGREELALHLRASRNTGATPREIAEVLLHVAVYAGIPAANAAFALAKAHLDIPPAQGRRDG, via the coding sequence ATGGAGTCCCGCTACGACGCAGGGATGAGGGTGCGCCGGGAGGTGCTCGGGGAGGACCACGTGGCCCGGGCCCAGGCGCAGCAGACGGCGCTGGACGCCGACTTCCAGCGCTTCATCACCGAGGTGGCCTGGGGGTCGGTCTGGGCCCGCCCCGACCTCGACCGCCGCACGCGCAGCCTGGTGACCATCGGCATCCTCGCCGCCCTGGGGCGCGAGGAACTCGCCCTGCACCTGCGCGCCAGCCGGAACACCGGGGCCACGCCGCGGGAGATTGCCGAGGTGCTGTTGCACGTGGCCGTTTACGCCGGCATCCCCGCGGCCAACGCGGCCTTCGCCCTGGCCAAGGCGCACCTGGACATCCCGCCGGCTCAAGGAAGGAGGGACGGGTGA
- a CDS encoding proline dehydrogenase family protein: MLTRRLILSLARSPALRRFVRRYGMRLGAARFVAGETLDECVAVLRRLNAAGLMTNTTLLGEEVHDAATARQVTDTYLVVLDRIAQENLITNLAVKLSHLGLALGEEEAYRNVRRLAEHAVRRGNFVRMDMEDSAKVDATLRIYRRLRAEEFTNVGAVLQSYLYRTEADLEALLPLRPNLRLVKGAYLEPPDVAFPRKTDVDRNFIRLMERMLPEAGYTAIATHDDRIIARAIAFITERRIPGDRFEFQMLYGVRPTLQLDLVRRGFRVRVATPYGPDWYPYLMRRLAERPANVLFMLRNLLRR; this comes from the coding sequence ATGCTCACTCGCCGCCTGATTCTCTCCCTGGCCCGGAGTCCCGCGCTGCGCCGCTTCGTCCGCCGCTACGGGATGCGCCTCGGCGCGGCCCGCTTCGTCGCCGGCGAGACCCTGGACGAGTGTGTGGCGGTCCTGCGGCGCCTGAACGCCGCCGGGCTCATGACCAACACCACGCTGCTGGGGGAAGAGGTGCACGACGCCGCCACCGCCCGGCAGGTGACGGACACCTACCTGGTCGTCCTGGACCGGATTGCGCAGGAGAACCTGATCACCAATCTCGCCGTCAAACTCTCTCACCTCGGCCTGGCCCTGGGGGAGGAAGAGGCCTACCGCAACGTGCGGCGGCTGGCGGAACACGCCGTCCGGCGCGGCAACTTCGTGCGGATGGACATGGAGGACTCGGCGAAGGTCGACGCGACCCTGCGCATCTACCGCCGCCTGCGGGCCGAGGAGTTCACCAACGTCGGGGCGGTGCTCCAGTCCTACCTGTACCGGACGGAAGCCGACCTGGAGGCGCTGCTCCCGTTGCGGCCGAACCTGCGCCTGGTGAAGGGCGCCTACCTGGAGCCGCCCGACGTCGCCTTCCCGCGCAAGACGGATGTGGACCGGAACTTCATCCGCCTCATGGAACGGATGCTTCCGGAGGCCGGGTACACCGCCATCGCCACCCACGACGACCGGATCATCGCCCGCGCCATCGCCTTCATCACCGAGCGCCGCATCCCCGGCGACCGCTTCGAGTTCCAGATGCTCTACGGCGTGCGGCCGACGCTGCAGCTGGACCTGGTCCGCCGGGGATTCCGGGTGCGGGTCGCCACGCCCTACGGCCCCGACTGGTACCCCTATCTCATGCGGCGGCTGGCCGAGCGGCCGGCCAACGTCCTCTTCATGCTCCGCAACCTGCTGCGCCGGTAG
- a CDS encoding rhomboid family intramembrane serine protease, whose translation MERLRRLPGTCPVTWAVVGANALTFVITFVTRTALWSPLVFHPATASAAPWSVVTYPLVSTEILWVLLGGYMLWLFGGSLERGWGARDYLVFLVLTSAASALGLWVGSAVTRIGVALAGLPIPLASAVVAWSVINPRERLLLYFLLPIEARWLGVASAILVFFSFHFPLGLFALAGPGAAWWYVRRGRYAMVRPSRPRSARLRPLREGSGRTLNPFALYRRWRLKRQFMRLMRGPGGGDAGRGPH comes from the coding sequence ATGGAGCGGCTGCGGCGACTTCCCGGGACCTGCCCGGTGACGTGGGCCGTCGTGGGCGCCAATGCGCTGACCTTTGTGATCACCTTCGTCACCCGCACCGCCCTCTGGAGCCCGCTGGTCTTCCACCCCGCGACGGCGTCGGCCGCGCCGTGGTCGGTGGTCACCTATCCGCTGGTATCGACGGAGATTCTGTGGGTGCTGCTGGGCGGCTACATGCTGTGGTTGTTTGGCGGCAGCCTGGAGCGCGGGTGGGGCGCGCGAGACTATCTGGTCTTCCTGGTCCTGACCAGCGCGGCGAGCGCCTTGGGTCTGTGGGTGGGGTCGGCCGTCACGAGGATCGGAGTCGCTCTGGCCGGCCTGCCGATTCCCCTGGCCAGCGCGGTGGTGGCGTGGTCCGTGATCAATCCGCGGGAGCGGCTGCTCCTGTACTTCCTGCTCCCCATCGAGGCGCGGTGGCTCGGGGTGGCCTCGGCAATCCTGGTGTTCTTCTCCTTCCACTTCCCGCTGGGACTCTTCGCCCTGGCCGGACCGGGAGCGGCCTGGTGGTACGTGCGGCGCGGGAGATACGCCATGGTGCGGCCCTCGCGCCCCCGGTCGGCGCGCCTCCGCCCGCTCCGGGAGGGCTCCGGCCGGACCCTGAACCCGTTCGCCCTCTACCGGCGCTGGCGGCTGAAGCGGCAGTTCATGAGGCTGATGCGTGGACCAGGGGGAGGCGACGCCGGGCGGGGACCCCACTAG
- a CDS encoding transporter substrate-binding domain-containing protein encodes MTVKGGSGVRMLRGVLAALLCVLLVSVAFGGTLDTVRQRGRLIAGVKADFPPFGFIDERGQKAGFDVDIARELARIILGDPNKVELVVVTSANRIPMLQTNQIDIVIATMTITSARKEVIDFSVPYFCSGHLILTKRDSPIARFADLNGRKVATVQGSTGDRVTSLLAPQAQKITFGQNSEALLALKDGRAEAFVQDDVLLLAFAKQDPGLKVVGWPPQMPAPYGMGVRKGDTDLLGAVNVALARIRSQGIYAKLFDKWFGDVAKQLVAPAKCPPELQLP; translated from the coding sequence GTGACGGTCAAAGGGGGGAGCGGCGTGCGGATGCTGCGCGGAGTGCTGGCCGCCCTGCTCTGCGTCCTGCTGGTGTCGGTGGCCTTCGGCGGCACGCTGGACACCGTCAGGCAGCGGGGTCGGCTGATTGCCGGTGTGAAGGCGGACTTCCCGCCCTTCGGCTTCATCGACGAGCGGGGCCAGAAGGCCGGCTTCGACGTGGACATCGCCCGGGAACTGGCCCGGATCATCCTGGGCGATCCCAACAAGGTGGAGCTGGTGGTCGTGACCTCGGCCAACCGGATCCCGATGCTGCAGACCAACCAGATCGACATCGTCATCGCCACCATGACCATCACCAGCGCGCGGAAGGAGGTCATCGACTTCTCCGTGCCCTACTTCTGCTCCGGCCACCTGATCCTGACGAAGCGGGATTCCCCCATCGCCCGGTTCGCGGATCTCAACGGCCGGAAGGTGGCCACCGTGCAGGGGTCCACCGGCGACCGGGTGACCTCGCTGCTGGCGCCCCAGGCCCAGAAGATCACCTTCGGCCAGAACTCCGAGGCGCTGCTGGCGCTGAAGGACGGCCGGGCCGAGGCCTTCGTCCAGGACGACGTGCTGCTGCTGGCCTTTGCCAAGCAGGACCCCGGGTTGAAGGTGGTGGGCTGGCCGCCCCAGATGCCCGCTCCTTACGGCATGGGCGTGCGCAAGGGCGACACCGACCTGCTCGGCGCCGTGAACGTCGCCCTGGCGCGGATCCGCTCCCAGGGGATCTACGCCAAATTGTTTGACAAGTGGTTCGGCGATGTAGCCAAGCAGCTCGTGGCGCCGGCCAAGTGCCCGCCTGAACTCCAGCTGCCGTAG
- a CDS encoding NAD(P)/FAD-dependent oxidoreductase has protein sequence MRSSVVRPSRSVYDAVVVGAGHNGLVTAAYLARAGLRVLVLERRPVLGGACVTEEIWPGFRISTAAYLCGLLVPRIIRDLELERFGYAILPKDPAFFSPFPDGRSLFIWRDTARTVQEIARFSRPDAERYPLYEAFLERLAAFVEPWLLRTPPDLVRRRWPDLAGGARLAWDLLRLPRRDLVAAMRMTTQSARDFLDEWFESPLLKASLATDGVIGARGGPSTPGTAYVLFHHCMGQAAGKRGLWGFVPGGMGTIARALADAARRHGAEIRTDAAVAQILVRDGRVEGVALRSGEELRARVVASGADPKATFLRLLPAVDAEFRRQVEGIRMEGVATKVNLALEALPDFTAVPGRGPGPQHRATIHIGPTMDYIDRAWRDAEAGQPSAAPFLEVTIPTTYDPTLAPPGKHVMNIFVQYTPYRLAAGTWDEVKEAYADRVIDTLALYAPNIKEIISHRQVVSPLDLERDFGLTGGDIFHGQMTPDRLFFMRPVPGWADYRTPVRGLYLCGAGAHPGGGVMGAPGYNAAREILRDWAARRFSRR, from the coding sequence GTGAGGTCCTCCGTGGTGCGGCCATCCCGGTCGGTGTACGACGCCGTGGTGGTCGGCGCCGGGCATAACGGCCTGGTCACCGCCGCCTATCTGGCGCGAGCCGGCCTGAGGGTGCTCGTGCTGGAGCGCCGGCCCGTGCTGGGCGGGGCCTGCGTCACGGAGGAGATCTGGCCGGGATTCAGGATCTCCACCGCCGCCTACCTGTGCGGGCTGCTGGTGCCGCGGATCATTCGCGACCTGGAGCTGGAGCGCTTCGGCTACGCGATCCTCCCCAAAGACCCCGCGTTCTTCAGCCCGTTTCCCGACGGTCGGTCTCTCTTCATCTGGCGCGACACCGCCAGGACAGTGCAGGAGATTGCGCGTTTCTCCCGTCCCGATGCGGAGCGGTATCCTCTCTACGAGGCCTTCCTCGAACGGCTGGCGGCGTTCGTCGAGCCGTGGCTGCTCCGCACGCCTCCCGACCTCGTGCGTCGCCGGTGGCCGGACCTTGCCGGAGGGGCCCGGCTGGCCTGGGATCTCCTACGCCTCCCGCGCCGTGATCTGGTCGCCGCGATGCGGATGACAACGCAGAGCGCGCGGGATTTCCTCGATGAATGGTTCGAGTCGCCGCTGCTGAAGGCATCCCTGGCCACCGACGGGGTCATCGGCGCGCGCGGCGGTCCCAGCACGCCGGGCACGGCCTACGTTCTGTTCCATCACTGCATGGGACAGGCGGCGGGTAAACGCGGTCTGTGGGGGTTCGTGCCGGGCGGGATGGGGACCATCGCCCGGGCTCTGGCCGACGCGGCGCGCCGCCACGGCGCGGAGATCCGCACCGACGCCGCTGTGGCGCAGATCCTCGTCCGCGACGGTCGGGTCGAGGGGGTCGCGCTGCGCTCGGGCGAAGAGCTCCGGGCCCGCGTTGTGGCCAGCGGCGCCGATCCCAAAGCGACGTTCCTGCGCCTGCTGCCGGCGGTCGACGCGGAGTTCCGCCGGCAGGTGGAAGGCATCCGCATGGAGGGTGTGGCCACGAAGGTCAACCTGGCCCTGGAGGCCCTGCCCGATTTCACCGCCGTCCCCGGACGCGGGCCCGGACCGCAACACCGGGCCACCATCCACATCGGGCCGACGATGGACTACATCGACCGCGCCTGGCGGGACGCGGAAGCCGGGCAACCTTCCGCCGCGCCCTTCCTGGAGGTGACCATTCCCACGACCTACGACCCCACCCTGGCCCCGCCGGGGAAACACGTGATGAACATCTTCGTGCAGTACACGCCCTACCGCCTGGCGGCGGGGACCTGGGATGAGGTGAAGGAGGCCTACGCGGATCGCGTCATCGACACGCTGGCGCTGTACGCGCCCAACATCAAGGAGATCATCTCCCACCGGCAGGTGGTCAGCCCGCTGGACCTGGAACGCGACTTCGGGCTCACCGGCGGCGACATCTTCCACGGCCAGATGACTCCGGACCGACTGTTCTTCATGCGACCTGTGCCCGGCTGGGCGGACTACCGGACGCCCGTGCGGGGTTTGTATCTCTGCGGCGCGGGCGCACACCCGGGCGGCGGGGTGATGGGGGCTCCGGGATACAATGCGGCGCGGGAAATCCTGCGGGATTGGGCGGCGCGTCGGTTTTCGCGCCGGTGA